A part of Bdellovibrionales bacterium genomic DNA contains:
- a CDS encoding ATP-binding cassette domain-containing protein — MEISKRIERISFDDLSFSFGSSHKPLFIGMDFEFQKGESYWIKGVPGSGKSTLLKLLVGLVQATAGDMTINGDGFRQMSFEEFLPYRKQIGYSFDLGGLISNCTLFDNLMLPLTYHHFMPPEEARSWVHQLAEEFEISPVLHLRPSRVSGSNKKATIVARSLVMKPRVLLLDDPTTGISGSRVSKLAEVIHDGRMNGQIDFVIFVSEDMPFVRKIATRTIEIKDQRIHQTEAVQSGFIIVEKKRVT; from the coding sequence TTGGAGATCTCCAAAAGAATAGAAAGAATTTCTTTTGATGATTTGTCATTTTCGTTTGGTTCTTCGCACAAACCTTTATTTATTGGGATGGATTTTGAGTTTCAAAAGGGCGAATCATATTGGATAAAGGGTGTTCCCGGAAGTGGAAAATCAACGCTTTTAAAATTGTTAGTTGGACTGGTTCAGGCAACTGCAGGCGATATGACGATAAATGGGGACGGTTTTCGACAGATGAGCTTTGAAGAATTTCTTCCCTACCGAAAGCAGATTGGGTACAGTTTTGACCTCGGAGGTCTCATCTCGAACTGCACTCTGTTCGATAACCTCATGTTGCCACTGACCTATCATCACTTTATGCCTCCCGAGGAGGCGAGATCATGGGTTCACCAATTGGCAGAAGAATTTGAAATATCTCCAGTATTACACTTGCGACCCAGTCGCGTTTCGGGAAGCAACAAGAAAGCAACAATAGTGGCTCGCTCTTTAGTGATGAAACCTAGAGTTTTGCTTCTGGACGATCCCACAACTGGAATATCGGGTTCAAGAGTATCAAAGTTGGCAGAAGTCATTCATGATGGCAGAATGAACGGCCAAATTGATTTTGTTATTTTTGTATCGGAAGACATGCCTTTTGTGAGGAAAATTGCAACTCGCACAATTGAGATTAAGGATCAACGAATTCATCAGACAGAAGCTGTGCAATCTGGATTCATTATTGTAGAAAAGAAGAGGGTCACGTGA
- a CDS encoding MCE family protein — protein MIVKLTRYERMAGLFLVGAIVGSIAVTIGVAAKKGWFSRKIYYETNLDNAEGIHPGTMVQVSGLRAGEVSEVELLSNEQVMVKFRVLEKFSMRVRGDSRIQVVRPFLIGEKVLDLSVGSDESPEIHEGGRVPSRPSVDLMDLVSGKRMNEFLGGISGFVESFRILSRAFADPRRSEAFVNTMDRIEPLVVNMNAMSLGVTKMTQALNREGRMELMAGGLADLTNELKVILPDLTREAPQIGKQLGQFVSSMTVLAKEFEVLAPALRELAPDLPQTSRRAVEALNEAVVLLKAMQKSFFLRGSVKEVIEEEKQRSPSSDSDSDVNSGSGKK, from the coding sequence GTGATCGTTAAACTCACTCGGTACGAAAGGATGGCTGGTCTTTTTCTGGTAGGGGCTATCGTCGGGTCCATTGCTGTAACGATTGGTGTTGCCGCAAAAAAAGGATGGTTCTCAAGAAAGATCTATTACGAAACAAATTTGGATAATGCTGAGGGGATACATCCTGGCACGATGGTTCAAGTATCAGGTCTGCGGGCCGGAGAGGTGAGTGAAGTCGAGCTCCTAAGTAACGAGCAGGTGATGGTGAAATTTAGGGTTCTTGAGAAGTTTTCAATGCGTGTGAGAGGAGACAGCCGGATTCAGGTGGTAAGGCCCTTTTTGATTGGAGAGAAGGTGTTGGATTTGTCAGTTGGATCAGATGAATCTCCGGAAATCCATGAGGGAGGGCGCGTGCCGTCCCGTCCTTCCGTCGACTTGATGGATCTGGTTTCAGGAAAGAGAATGAACGAATTTCTAGGGGGCATAAGTGGCTTTGTTGAAAGCTTTCGAATTCTGAGTCGGGCTTTCGCTGATCCACGGAGATCAGAGGCCTTTGTTAATACAATGGATCGGATAGAGCCCCTTGTTGTCAATATGAATGCCATGTCACTTGGTGTAACAAAGATGACTCAGGCCCTCAATCGAGAGGGACGAATGGAGCTAATGGCAGGAGGTTTGGCGGATTTGACCAACGAGCTCAAAGTAATTCTTCCCGATCTCACCAGAGAAGCACCTCAAATTGGAAAGCAATTGGGTCAGTTTGTGTCGAGCATGACTGTTCTGGCCAAAGAATTTGAGGTTCTTGCCCCGGCTCTTCGTGAGCTGGCGCCTGATCTTCCTCAAACAAGTCGGCGAGCAGTCGAAGCCTTAAATGAGGCTGTTGTTCTTTTGAAAGCCATGCAGAAATCCTTTTTTCTGCGTGGAAGTGTGAAAGAAGTCATCGAGGAGGAAAAGCAGAGGTCTCCCTCTTCAGATTCGGATTCAGATGTGAATTCCGGTTCCGGAAAGAAATAA
- a CDS encoding ABC transporter permease yields MTIQFFLRYLFSKRAGALIRIISWICVFGIGLGVMSLIVVLSVMNGFNGTIRDRLLAVDPHLVVGSIVSENRDSTEIRNSLAELQSEFGQIRSVDTDLVESQDVILKTLDGTFGGAIAKGMDVGDLQNILVSVQKVGQRHKGHYGEEIEVRDSEEGVGGVKELARLGPKEVILGADLARSLRILEGDQIMVIPPESLLKPKGEALVYETVTVKALLNSRVADIDSKFMFYHLGQTLGQFKKSASREINLELRFKDPGDHVLYEGDLHKRGFRTSNWIERNEALFFALKMEKLAMTIFLALSALITCFSIITVLVLLLTQKRRDLGILMAMGLSQTRTRWIFTRVGMILSLTGMLSGLGLGLGLCWVLDKYPIDLLPDIYYDSSIPVLVTRELVYFVIFVSVIVAFVSSYFPARANTVKWPALALRRGTK; encoded by the coding sequence ATGACGATTCAATTTTTCTTGCGATATTTATTTTCAAAGAGGGCAGGGGCGCTTATTAGGATCATTTCCTGGATATGTGTGTTTGGAATTGGTCTCGGGGTGATGTCCTTGATTGTCGTTTTGAGTGTTATGAATGGATTTAATGGAACGATACGAGATCGATTGCTCGCAGTGGATCCTCACTTGGTTGTTGGGTCGATTGTTTCCGAAAATAGAGATTCAACCGAGATTCGAAACTCCCTGGCTGAATTACAAAGTGAATTCGGGCAAATACGGAGCGTGGATACGGATTTGGTAGAAAGCCAAGATGTGATTTTGAAAACGCTCGATGGAACCTTTGGCGGTGCCATAGCCAAGGGGATGGATGTGGGCGACTTACAAAATATCCTTGTTAGCGTTCAGAAAGTGGGCCAAAGACACAAGGGTCACTATGGAGAAGAGATAGAAGTCAGAGATTCAGAAGAGGGTGTAGGAGGGGTTAAAGAACTTGCTCGTCTGGGCCCGAAGGAAGTCATTTTGGGGGCTGATTTGGCTCGCTCTCTTCGGATTCTTGAAGGAGATCAGATCATGGTGATACCTCCTGAATCTTTGTTGAAGCCGAAAGGAGAAGCTCTAGTTTATGAAACAGTCACTGTAAAGGCTCTTCTCAATTCGCGAGTGGCCGACATAGACAGCAAATTTATGTTTTATCACCTGGGACAGACTTTGGGACAATTCAAGAAGTCGGCGAGCAGAGAGATCAATCTTGAACTGCGTTTTAAAGATCCAGGCGATCATGTTCTTTATGAAGGTGACCTTCACAAGAGGGGATTTCGAACCTCCAATTGGATTGAGCGCAATGAGGCTCTTTTTTTCGCTCTAAAGATGGAGAAATTGGCGATGACAATATTTCTTGCTTTGAGCGCATTGATTACCTGCTTTTCTATCATTACCGTTTTGGTTCTCTTGTTGACTCAAAAGCGACGTGATCTGGGTATCCTGATGGCTATGGGATTGAGTCAGACGAGAACGAGATGGATATTTACGCGTGTTGGTATGATTTTAAGTTTGACCGGAATGCTGAGTGGACTGGGTTTGGGTCTTGGTTTGTGTTGGGTGTTGGACAAATACCCCATCGATCTATTGCCTGATATCTACTATGATTCATCGATTCCAGTGCTCGTCACACGAGAATTGGTTTACTTTGTCATATTTGTTTCGGTGATCGTGGCTTTTGTCAGTTCTTATTTTCCCGCTCGGGCCAATACGGTAAAATGGCCCGCATTAGCACTCAGACGTGGAACCAAATAA
- a CDS encoding 2,3,4,5-tetrahydropyridine-2,6-dicarboxylate N-succinyltransferase: MNRDSQTEHAKELIQLAFDELGSIKTNEDIEKDVVDAIQYAIDGLDSGDQRICTKQGSEWVTQQWLKQAILLYFKINKMKLIELGEFSFVDKIPLKKWRGTEGVRVVPHALVRKGSFVSPGAILMPSYVNIGAWVGPGTMIDTWATVGSCAQIGANVHLSGGVGIGGVLEPIQANPVIIEDNVFVGSRCIIVEGAVIEEGAVLGAGVTITASTKIIDVTEKNPKITKGRVPKNSVVIPGTTMKEFPAGQFGVPAALIIGQRSESTDKKTSLTKVLRDFEVSV; the protein is encoded by the coding sequence ATGAACAGGGACAGTCAAACAGAACATGCAAAAGAACTCATTCAATTGGCCTTTGATGAATTGGGATCTATCAAAACAAATGAGGACATCGAAAAGGATGTCGTAGATGCGATCCAATATGCAATCGATGGCCTCGATTCGGGCGATCAGAGAATTTGCACAAAACAAGGTTCTGAGTGGGTGACTCAACAGTGGCTCAAGCAAGCCATTTTGCTGTATTTTAAAATCAATAAAATGAAATTGATTGAACTTGGCGAATTCAGTTTTGTGGACAAGATACCATTAAAAAAATGGCGGGGGACTGAGGGCGTCAGAGTTGTTCCTCATGCTCTCGTTCGAAAGGGATCTTTTGTCAGCCCTGGCGCCATACTCATGCCCTCTTACGTGAATATCGGAGCCTGGGTTGGTCCAGGAACGATGATAGATACTTGGGCGACGGTTGGCTCCTGCGCACAAATCGGAGCCAATGTACACCTCTCTGGTGGAGTTGGTATAGGCGGAGTCTTGGAGCCGATCCAAGCTAATCCCGTCATCATAGAGGATAACGTGTTTGTGGGCAGCCGCTGCATTATTGTTGAAGGAGCTGTCATTGAAGAGGGAGCCGTTCTGGGTGCGGGAGTGACTATCACAGCCTCTACGAAAATCATCGACGTGACCGAAAAGAATCCAAAGATCACCAAAGGAAGAGTGCCCAAAAATTCTGTTGTCATTCCAGGAACGACCATGAAGGAATTTCCAGCTGGCCAATTTGGAGTTCCTGCCGCATTGATAATAGGGCAACGTTCCGAATCAACAGACAAGAAGACATCTCTAACGAAAGTGCTCAGAGATTTTGAAGTCTCCGTTTAG